One sulfur-oxidizing endosymbiont of Gigantopelta aegis genomic region harbors:
- a CDS encoding hybrid sensor histidine kinase/response regulator, protein MSNIFDKYERYTVFLIFLSLALFSALGSATFYYFERNKQLDESKEHATNEIKSLTQLIAPAIQNKQLFKVKEQARQWAKNHPELIEILLIDNKGENLAFQNHEITSAYSIDIFHKFPLNKHENINIKLVWDTTPVHQNLNHLLIYLITIALVFIIFILSFLWIILKRTLLNPLQNELKTSEHYNRMLFENTPIGLALSKMDGELVDINPALAKILGRTIIETLQINYHDINPKSRGTIEQQQFKQFIDTEHYGPYDKEFLHKDGRLIPVRIQGIILDKNGEQLILSSIENISEQKNTEEMVLNIAEGISEQTGEAFFYSLIHHLANIFTSKYIFIGLLNKDDNELVETLVVSVHGKIVDNIRYNLNKTPCEHVIKSICPSIQAFPENLQQLFPDDEMIIEMNAQSYVGVPLVDSYNKPIGLISILDSKPMENTEQISIILKIFAARAAWEMEHLKSEAALHEQEQQIRDLLESTAEAIYGLDTNGLCTFANPACLRMLGYKKEHHLLGKDMHLLNHHTRIDGSDYPADQCPIYQVIETGISVNLDNEHFWRADGSSFPVEYWSYPIKRGTKITGAVVTFLDISKRIQTEESLRRSQKMEAIGQLSGGIAHDFNNQLGVIIGYLDFLDDYTHAQKDAQQWVKTATRATLRCMDLTRQLLAFSRRQVMEKSIVSLNDSFSELETMITRSVTPEVQVQYHLAPDLCLTEIDSGEFHDAILNLIINARDAMLNGGQLLIETKNTFLDADFVALNPEAKTGDYIQLSISDTGTGMDKETLEHIFEPFFSTKSKDKGTGLGMAMVYGFMQRYDGFIKVYSEQDIGTTIDLYFPRSTDNKTLANNSLIQDTELPHGNESILIVDDETSLLELANKYLQDLGYTTYLAKNAQQALDILSKNNNIDLLFSDVVMPGGMNGYELAQQATTDNTELKVSRIQL, encoded by the coding sequence ATGAGTAATATTTTTGATAAATATGAACGCTACACAGTATTTCTTATTTTTTTATCCCTTGCCCTTTTTTCTGCGCTTGGAAGCGCTACATTTTATTATTTTGAACGTAATAAACAACTCGATGAATCAAAAGAACATGCCACTAATGAAATAAAATCCTTAACTCAGCTTATAGCACCGGCCATACAAAACAAGCAATTATTCAAGGTAAAAGAACAGGCTCGCCAATGGGCTAAGAATCACCCTGAATTAATAGAAATATTACTCATAGATAATAAAGGGGAAAACCTTGCATTTCAGAACCATGAAATAACATCAGCCTATTCAATTGATATTTTCCATAAGTTTCCACTCAATAAGCATGAAAACATTAATATTAAACTGGTTTGGGATACCACTCCCGTTCACCAAAATCTAAATCACTTACTCATTTACTTAATTACAATCGCACTTGTATTTATAATATTTATACTGTCATTTCTCTGGATCATTTTAAAGCGTACATTATTGAATCCTTTGCAGAATGAGTTGAAAACCAGCGAGCATTACAATCGCATGCTCTTCGAAAATACACCTATTGGCCTGGCTCTAAGTAAAATGGATGGTGAACTGGTTGATATAAATCCGGCCTTAGCTAAAATTCTTGGTCGCACTATCATTGAAACACTACAAATAAATTATCACGACATCAATCCTAAAAGCCGTGGAACCATAGAACAACAGCAATTTAAGCAGTTTATCGATACCGAGCATTATGGCCCTTATGATAAAGAATTTTTGCACAAAGATGGTCGTTTAATCCCAGTTCGAATACAGGGAATTATTTTAGATAAAAATGGTGAACAATTAATTTTATCCAGCATAGAAAATATTTCTGAACAAAAAAATACTGAAGAAATGGTACTGAATATTGCAGAAGGCATATCAGAACAAACTGGCGAAGCTTTTTTTTATTCCTTAATACACCATTTAGCTAATATTTTTACATCCAAGTATATTTTTATCGGCCTGCTCAACAAGGACGACAATGAACTTGTTGAAACTCTCGTGGTGAGTGTTCATGGTAAAATAGTCGATAACATTCGCTATAATTTGAATAAAACACCCTGTGAACACGTTATAAAAAGTATTTGTCCCAGTATCCAGGCTTTCCCCGAAAATCTCCAACAATTATTCCCCGATGATGAAATGATCATTGAAATGAATGCCCAAAGCTATGTTGGCGTACCATTGGTCGATAGCTATAATAAGCCCATAGGTCTGATTAGTATTCTCGATAGCAAGCCCATGGAAAACACCGAGCAAATCAGCATTATTTTGAAAATATTTGCCGCAAGAGCTGCCTGGGAGATGGAGCATTTAAAATCAGAAGCGGCATTACATGAACAAGAACAACAAATCAGAGATTTACTTGAATCCACCGCTGAGGCTATTTATGGCTTGGATACAAATGGTTTATGCACTTTCGCTAATCCTGCTTGTTTACGCATGTTAGGCTATAAAAAAGAGCATCATTTACTGGGCAAGGATATGCATTTATTAAACCATCATACCCGTATTGATGGCAGCGATTATCCAGCGGATCAATGCCCCATATACCAGGTCATAGAAACAGGCATTAGCGTTAACTTAGACAACGAACACTTTTGGCGGGCTGATGGTAGTAGCTTTCCTGTAGAATATTGGTCATATCCCATCAAGCGCGGCACAAAAATCACCGGCGCTGTGGTCACCTTTCTCGATATTAGCAAACGTATACAAACAGAAGAAAGCCTTAGACGTTCACAAAAAATGGAAGCTATCGGGCAATTATCCGGTGGTATTGCCCATGACTTTAATAATCAACTAGGTGTTATTATTGGTTATCTAGACTTTCTTGATGATTATACTCACGCTCAAAAAGATGCTCAGCAATGGGTTAAAACTGCTACCCGAGCGACCCTGCGTTGCATGGATCTCACCCGTCAATTACTGGCATTTTCCCGTCGTCAGGTGATGGAAAAAAGCATCGTAAGCCTCAATGACTCTTTTAGCGAATTAGAAACCATGATCACCCGTTCCGTCACCCCTGAAGTGCAAGTACAATATCATCTAGCGCCTGATTTATGCTTAACAGAAATTGATTCAGGTGAATTCCATGATGCTATTCTCAACCTCATCATCAATGCAAGAGATGCTATGCTAAATGGTGGTCAATTACTCATAGAAACAAAAAACACTTTTTTAGATGCCGATTTTGTTGCCCTTAACCCTGAAGCAAAAACAGGTGACTATATTCAATTAAGTATCAGTGATACTGGCACGGGTATGGACAAAGAAACACTGGAGCATATTTTTGAACCTTTCTTTAGCACCAAATCAAAGGACAAAGGCACTGGTCTCGGCATGGCAATGGTTTATGGTTTTATGCAGCGCTATGATGGCTTTATAAAAGTTTACTCTGAGCAGGATATCGGCACTACAATAGATCTTTATTTCCCTCGCTCCACTGATAATAAAACACTTGCTAATAATAGTTTAATTCAGGATACAGAACTCCCTCATGGCAATGAAAGCATTTTAATTGTCGATGATGAAACCAGTCTCTTAGAGTTGGCTAATAAATATTTGCAGGATTTAGGCTATACTACTTATTTAGCTAAAAATGCTCAGCAAGCATTAGATATTTTATCTAAAAATAACAATATTGATTTACTTTTCAGTGATGTAGTCATGCCTGGTGGAATGAATGGCTACGAGTTAGCCCAACAGGCAACAACTGATAACACTGAATTAAAAGTTTCGCGGATTCAACTCTGA
- a CDS encoding IS30 family transposase: MRTYKQLTQEQRYYISTEIKNGISQSKIAQAIEVSKSTICREIKRNAGLRGYRFKQAQEKAVKRRYNASKAIKMTDDMIALIDEKLSQHQWSPEQISGWLLNDKMLLLSHERIYQHIWDDKKQGGDLHQYLRRQGKKYQKRGSNGKSSRGQIINRISIDDRPKIVDDKRRVGDWEIDTVIGKGHSGALVTIVERKTLYTLVARVNGKQADWVTQATIQLLKPFKDRLHSITADNGKEFAYHEQVSKALDTAFYFAHPYSSWERGLNENTNGLIRQYFPKDTDFKEVTDKEVYNMMEKLNNRPRKALGFQTPFQAMKKSFARTGISCVALQS; encoded by the coding sequence ATGAGAACTTACAAGCAATTGACACAAGAACAAAGATACTACATTTCGACTGAGATTAAAAATGGCATTTCCCAGTCTAAAATTGCTCAGGCGATTGAGGTGAGTAAATCTACTATATGCCGTGAAATTAAACGCAACGCTGGTTTACGTGGCTATCGATTTAAGCAAGCTCAAGAAAAAGCCGTTAAGCGTCGCTACAATGCTTCTAAAGCAATTAAAATGACGGATGACATGATTGCCCTTATTGATGAAAAGCTTTCACAGCACCAGTGGAGTCCTGAACAGATATCAGGTTGGTTACTGAATGACAAAATGCTACTTCTTAGCCATGAACGTATTTATCAACACATATGGGATGATAAGAAGCAAGGTGGTGATTTACATCAGTATTTAAGGCGTCAGGGAAAGAAATACCAAAAGCGTGGTAGTAACGGTAAAAGCAGTCGAGGACAAATAATTAATCGAATTTCCATTGATGACCGTCCTAAGATTGTTGATGATAAACGTCGTGTTGGTGACTGGGAAATTGATACAGTGATCGGTAAAGGACACAGTGGTGCTCTGGTCACGATTGTAGAAAGAAAAACGCTTTACACATTAGTAGCAAGAGTGAATGGCAAACAGGCTGATTGGGTGACACAAGCAACAATACAATTGCTTAAACCCTTTAAAGACAGGCTTCATAGTATTACCGCAGACAATGGTAAAGAGTTTGCTTATCATGAGCAGGTAAGCAAAGCTCTTGATACAGCATTTTATTTTGCCCACCCTTATTCTTCATGGGAGCGAGGGTTAAATGAAAATACTAATGGACTGATTAGACAATATTTTCCTAAAGATACAGACTTTAAAGAAGTGACTGATAAAGAGGTTTACAACATGATGGAAAAACTTAATAATAGACCTAGAAAGGCACTCGGCTTTCAAACACCATTCCAGGCAATGAAAAAATCATTTGCAAGAACTGGAATTTCCTGCGTTGCACTTCAGAGTTGA
- a CDS encoding cytochrome-c peroxidase produces the protein MIKFKILTMEILSTISITLICLINSPVQAIESKTALNQALQHEPIQPIHAAEGLDKDKIALGEALFVDSRLSFDNTMACITCHALGDNGADHQALTPGRNSQQLDVNTPTVFNSSLNHQQFWDGRAQNLEDQINFVVDSKKEFASNWPLIISKLNQDNNYKTNFNKLYSDGITADNIRNAIAIFEQSLLTINSPFDRYLLGDASAISSDAKEGYRLFKDYGCVACHQGSNIGGNLFMKFGVFGDYFVKKGNNTRADLGRYNITGKASDRHVFRVPSLRLSVLTAPYFHDGSVDNLSDAIKIMAKHQLGRTISTQDIDYIIAFLKTLPGEYKGQALGATMRLQAQEKLK, from the coding sequence ATGATAAAATTTAAAATATTAACAATGGAAATATTAAGCACAATAAGCATCACTCTGATCTGCTTAATTAATTCCCCCGTACAAGCCATCGAAAGTAAAACCGCTTTAAATCAGGCCTTACAACATGAGCCCATCCAACCGATACATGCAGCTGAGGGACTTGACAAAGACAAAATAGCATTAGGTGAAGCCTTGTTTGTTGACTCCCGTTTAAGTTTCGATAATACAATGGCCTGTATTACCTGCCATGCTCTGGGAGACAATGGTGCCGATCATCAAGCACTCACACCCGGTCGCAATAGTCAGCAATTAGATGTTAACACACCTACGGTTTTTAATAGCAGCTTGAATCATCAACAGTTTTGGGATGGTCGTGCTCAAAATCTTGAAGATCAAATAAACTTTGTCGTCGATAGCAAAAAAGAGTTTGCCTCCAATTGGCCATTAATTATAAGCAAGCTCAATCAAGATAATAATTATAAAACGAATTTTAACAAGCTTTATTCTGATGGTATTACAGCAGATAATATCCGCAACGCCATTGCTATTTTTGAACAAAGCTTGCTCACCATCAATTCTCCTTTTGATCGTTATCTTTTGGGTGATGCTAGTGCTATTAGCTCGGATGCTAAGGAAGGTTATCGTTTATTTAAAGATTATGGCTGTGTCGCCTGCCATCAAGGCAGTAATATTGGTGGTAATCTATTTATGAAATTTGGTGTATTTGGTGACTATTTTGTCAAAAAGGGCAACAATACACGGGCTGATCTCGGACGCTATAATATCACGGGAAAAGCATCTGACCGCCATGTGTTTCGTGTGCCCAGCCTACGACTCAGCGTACTGACAGCGCCCTACTTTCACGATGGTTCGGTCGACAATCTGAGTGATGCAATTAAAATCATGGCAAAGCATCAACTAGGACGAACTATATCAACACAAGATATTGATTATATTATTGCCTTTTTAAAAACACTACCGGGTGAATACAAAGGACAAGCTCTGGGTGCAACAATGAGATTGCAAGCTCAGGAAAAATTAAAATGA
- a CDS encoding DAHL domain-containing protein → MSQFRIKYMLLGACALIVMSFLYFKTQSADIEQHNKIISKISQFKHIDASLNQSILEVRLGLLPYYDPVVSRLKDLETLYQKINANFKKANKNTTKIIIEDSEVVKQALLIKKQAIESFKSSNAILNNSLRYLPTATIELTSQLSYQTADNNLRQAVNTLLRDIMIYNMTSDVLLYEKITTSSQALDKQFSHYSSNIQDTFFLFNTHIHIVLDNKKQLNKLLYELLNVPTSIGIDNLLQVYTRQYNQIAQTADNYRLLLYAFSLFLLAYIGLILFRLNQTTSTLRHTVKDLNYQKFALDQHAIVSISDKDGIITYVNDKFCQISQQSAEELIGKNHRVSKSGYHPDSFYQAMWDVISSGEVWHGKIKNRNKNGQFFWVDTTIVPYMDDNGVPYQYVAIRTDISEIKKAEEQLRLQSAALKMAANGIVITDQNGKIQWVNDAFSHLTGYDRDEVIGQKPSILKSDKQTDKFYKNMWDTVLSGQIWHGELINRKKNGNQYTEEQTISPVYDMKGNISHFIAIKQDISDRLQTEEALRRSQKMDAIGQLSGGIAHDFNNQLGVIIGYLDFLDEYLENTDCLNETDSKKTKQWINTATRATIRCIDLTRQLLSFSRKQTQAKTRLKLNDTLSEMKTVISGSITPQVEVNYALNQDQWFTEVNSGELQDAILNIIINARDAMPKGGKLLIQTSNQSLGEESNKINPEAHSGNYVQISVSDTGHGMNQESRERIFEPFFTTKEKDKGTGLGMSIVYGFVKRSGGFINIESEVNVGTIVHLYLPCSNEESSSQIHNSDSSSIEGKEILGGKECILIVDDENDLLHLADKYLKELGYSTYLAENASQAMDVLSTQPNIDLLFSDIIMPGEMNGYELAEKATHVHSKLKVLLSSGFTSKAIADSGQIRFQNNLLNKPYRKIELAKSIRKTLDS, encoded by the coding sequence ATGAGTCAATTTCGTATAAAATATATGTTGTTAGGCGCTTGTGCATTAATAGTGATGTCCTTTCTCTATTTTAAAACGCAATCAGCCGACATTGAACAACATAATAAAATTATCAGTAAAATCAGTCAATTCAAACATATTGATGCGTCATTAAATCAGTCTATTTTAGAAGTACGTTTGGGTCTGCTGCCTTATTATGATCCCGTTGTATCCAGGCTGAAAGATCTTGAAACCCTTTATCAAAAAATCAATGCAAACTTTAAAAAGGCTAATAAAAACACCACGAAAATAATAATAGAGGACAGTGAAGTTGTTAAACAAGCCTTATTAATAAAAAAACAAGCCATCGAATCATTTAAGTCCAGCAATGCCATATTGAATAATTCATTACGCTATCTTCCTACAGCAACAATTGAACTAACATCTCAATTAAGTTATCAAACGGCAGATAACAATTTAAGACAAGCGGTGAATACTTTATTACGTGACATCATGATCTACAACATGACGAGTGATGTACTATTATACGAAAAAATAACTACATCAAGCCAGGCGCTTGACAAACAATTCAGTCATTATTCAAGCAACATTCAGGATACCTTTTTTCTGTTCAACACCCATATTCATATTGTCCTAGATAACAAAAAGCAACTGAATAAATTACTCTATGAATTACTCAATGTACCTACTTCAATCGGCATAGATAACTTATTGCAAGTCTATACCCGTCAATACAATCAAATAGCTCAGACCGCTGACAACTATCGCTTACTTTTATATGCCTTTTCATTGTTTTTATTGGCTTATATCGGGCTTATCTTATTTCGTCTCAATCAGACAACCAGCACTTTACGTCACACAGTTAAAGATCTAAATTATCAAAAGTTCGCCTTGGATCAACATGCCATTGTCAGTATCAGTGATAAAGATGGAATCATTACCTATGTTAATGATAAATTTTGTCAGATAAGTCAACAAAGCGCCGAAGAACTGATTGGTAAAAACCATCGAGTTTCTAAGTCTGGTTATCATCCCGATTCTTTTTACCAAGCCATGTGGGATGTAATTTCTTCTGGTGAAGTCTGGCATGGAAAAATCAAAAATCGAAATAAAAATGGTCAATTCTTCTGGGTAGATACGACTATCGTTCCCTATATGGATGATAATGGTGTGCCCTATCAATATGTTGCTATTCGCACAGATATTAGCGAAATAAAAAAAGCGGAAGAACAACTACGGTTGCAATCCGCAGCACTCAAAATGGCCGCCAATGGCATCGTCATTACCGATCAGAATGGTAAAATTCAATGGGTTAATGATGCCTTTAGTCATTTAACCGGCTATGACCGGGATGAAGTGATAGGACAAAAACCAAGCATACTGAAATCAGACAAACAGACAGACAAATTTTATAAAAACATGTGGGACACCGTTTTATCAGGCCAAATATGGCATGGTGAACTCATTAACCGCAAAAAAAATGGTAATCAATACACTGAAGAACAAACCATCTCCCCCGTCTATGACATGAAGGGTAACATCAGTCATTTTATCGCCATTAAGCAGGATATCAGCGATCGTCTTCAAACAGAAGAAGCCTTACGCCGCTCACAAAAAATGGATGCTATCGGTCAACTATCCGGTGGTATTGCCCATGACTTTAATAATCAATTGGGTGTGATCATCGGCTATCTGGATTTTCTTGATGAATATCTTGAAAACACCGATTGTTTAAACGAAACCGACTCGAAAAAAACCAAACAATGGATTAACACTGCCACACGTGCAACTATTCGTTGTATTGATTTAACCCGTCAATTATTGTCTTTTTCACGCAAACAAACACAGGCCAAAACAAGACTAAAACTGAACGACACTTTAAGCGAGATGAAGACAGTTATTAGCGGCTCAATAACGCCTCAAGTGGAAGTAAACTATGCTTTAAATCAAGACCAATGGTTTACAGAAGTGAACTCAGGTGAATTGCAGGATGCTATCTTAAATATTATCATCAATGCCCGTGATGCCATGCCCAAGGGGGGTAAATTATTAATTCAAACATCTAATCAATCTCTTGGCGAAGAAAGTAATAAAATCAATCCCGAAGCACATTCAGGTAATTATGTACAAATAAGTGTCAGTGACACGGGTCATGGCATGAATCAAGAATCAAGAGAACGCATATTTGAACCTTTTTTTACCACCAAAGAAAAAGACAAGGGCACAGGCTTGGGTATGTCTATTGTCTATGGTTTTGTTAAACGTTCTGGTGGTTTTATTAATATAGAATCAGAAGTAAATGTTGGTACAATTGTGCACCTCTATTTACCCTGTAGTAATGAAGAATCTTCATCGCAAATACATAACAGTGATAGCTCCAGTATAGAAGGAAAAGAAATACTCGGTGGCAAGGAATGTATATTAATTGTTGATGATGAAAATGACCTATTACACCTCGCGGACAAATATCTAAAAGAATTGGGTTATAGCACCTACTTAGCAGAAAATGCCTCTCAAGCAATGGATGTTCTCTCGACACAGCCCAATATTGACCTGCTGTTTAGTGACATTATTATGCCTGGAGAAATGAATGGCTATGAATTAGCAGAAAAGGCAACTCATGTTCATAGTAAGCTAAAGGTTTTACTCTCATCAGGTTTTACTTCAAAAGCAATTGCTGACAGTGGGCAAATTCGTTTTCAGAATAATCTCCTCAATAAGCCCTATCGAAAGATCGAACTGGCAAAGTCTATTCGAAAAACGCTTGATTCATAA
- the phnD gene encoding phosphate/phosphite/phosphonate ABC transporter substrate-binding protein, which produces MLLGCDSSDNIQVQNVDDNQRLSDVELQKIQKQSFPAVTGIYKFGFDLRASPQEDTAQYLPFLDYLKQATGYQFKLHFTPRGSTAADELGLNHTQFASIGATSFLYAQTRFNAITLVRGLNPQGKAEYQSVFVVAPDSDISSISDFIGRKLAFGSMDSTQGHLIPRIMLNDHNINLQALNNYQYTGSHQNCAEAVVSKKVDICGMQDQLAKKLQDEGKVKIIHSSRYYPSSGIAANKDVPSEVREKVKQALLDFDPIGADSATMYHWERTEMPKGFTDSKDGDYAELRQWSIKLGFLPEPETAVSEEKQ; this is translated from the coding sequence TTGCTTTTGGGCTGTGATTCATCGGATAACATTCAAGTGCAGAATGTCGATGACAATCAACGCTTAAGTGATGTTGAATTACAAAAAATCCAAAAACAATCATTCCCTGCTGTTACAGGAATTTATAAATTTGGCTTTGATTTACGTGCTAGTCCACAAGAAGATACAGCACAATACCTACCCTTTTTAGACTATCTTAAACAAGCTACTGGCTACCAGTTTAAATTGCATTTTACCCCCAGAGGCAGTACCGCTGCAGATGAGTTAGGCTTAAATCATACTCAATTTGCTTCCATCGGTGCAACCAGTTTCCTTTATGCCCAAACTCGCTTTAACGCTATCACCCTAGTACGAGGGCTCAACCCACAAGGTAAAGCAGAATATCAATCCGTTTTTGTTGTCGCTCCCGATAGTGATATTAGTAGCATTAGTGATTTTATTGGTCGTAAACTGGCTTTTGGCAGTATGGATTCAACTCAGGGACATCTTATTCCTCGCATTATGCTCAATGACCATAATATAAATTTGCAAGCATTAAACAATTATCAGTATACCGGCTCACATCAAAATTGTGCCGAAGCGGTAGTTTCCAAAAAAGTAGATATCTGTGGAATGCAAGATCAATTAGCGAAAAAATTACAAGATGAGGGCAAAGTAAAAATCATTCATAGCTCACGTTATTATCCTTCTAGTGGTATAGCGGCTAATAAAGATGTGCCGTCAGAAGTTCGAGAAAAAGTGAAGCAAGCCTTATTGGATTTCGATCCAATAGGTGCTGATAGTGCCACCATGTATCATTGGGAACGCACTGAAATGCCCAAAGGTTTTACCGATAGTAAAGATGGTGATTATGCTGAATTACGTCAATGGTCGATTAAGCTCGGTTTTTTGCCTGAGCCAGAAACAGCGGTATCGGAAGAAAAACAATGA